From Diospyros lotus cultivar Yz01 chromosome 4, ASM1463336v1, whole genome shotgun sequence, a single genomic window includes:
- the LOC127799162 gene encoding uncharacterized protein LOC127799162: protein MIVDIRGIATLVIENSEEANPPALGRSPIGTRDGAGPSRCGEYGKLGSEEEESSSPDYARAGGAQRERRLRHLEMEVAELRRREEEPHDIVSNQPLSREIMAITPSERLRIPAIKPYGGTTDPADHLNLFTSHMMVQAAPDAMWCRVFPATLEGHARSWYSSLAHRSIANFGQLRNRFLAHFAPLRRHQRSTMTLVNLKQNQGESLTDFVARFNMEALSIENLDQSIAMVAFQNALRVGPFTQSLAKRPPQTFTEILSQATKYINAEEVMRVKRSEYSDKKEKRSQNQEQKPEDKSGRRGERSGPRWSPVRFTLLNTPRAEILATIENKDYLKKSRPMKAPANKQSKDKYCQFHRDHGHDTEECHQLKEEIQELINRGFLRRFVAKDTEPQRGERRGSRSPPRRCGRSQERRRTRTPPRRENRHGDGSPPQQLIFHTLAAGVVPGKESRETSDLHRRPGVKRARPGDVISFTDDDLPGYPISNDPLVITAKLGKWELRRILVDPGSSSEVLYRQAFLGMGYEMEQLKPARVPLIGFDGEVVYADGVFQLLLTLGKGSRFAQVMLDILVANVPSAYNMILGRSGLNALRAVPSTYHMVLKFPTAARVGEVRGDLRSARECYMASISTVKGVVQEQLEPQEDSRRRRSPTVGEVGISPPATISFLLEGPEDPKTAEPVDELVEVPLDPNRVDRCVRVSAQLKDPIRTRIVSLLRQYADIFAWSVHDIPGIDPAVMTHRLGVK from the coding sequence ATGATAGTCGACATCAGGGGGATCGCCACTCTAGTCATAGAGAATTCCGAGGAGGCGAATCCCCCCGCGCTGGGAAGGAGTCCCATCGGGACGAGAGACGGAGCGGGACCCTCTAGGTGTGGCGAGTACGGGAAGCTAGGctcggaggaggaggagtcctCTAGTCCCGATTATGCCCGGGCTGGAGGGGCTCAGCGAGAAAGACGTTTGCGGCATTTGGAGATGGAGGTTGCAGAGTTGAGACGGAGGGAAGAAGAGCCACACGACATTGTTTCTAATCAGCCATTAAGTCGGGAGATCATGGCAATTACCCCATCCGAGCGCCTTCGAATCCCAGCTATTAAGCCATATGGAGGCACAACTGACCCCGCTGATCACTTAAATCTCTTCACCTCTCACATGATGGTCCAGGCGGCACCTGATGCtatgtggtgtagagtcttcCCAGCCACTTTGGAAGGACATGCACGGTCCTGGTATTCAAGTCTGGCACATCGGTCGATCGCTAACTTCGGACAGCTTCGAAATAGGTTCTTGGCTCACTTCGCTCCCCTTCGGAGGCACCAGAGGTCTACCATGACCCTCGTGAATCTCAAGCAGAACCAAGGGGAGTCGTTAACAGATTTTGTGGCCAGGTTTAATATGGAGGCATTGAGTATTGAGAATCTTGATCAGAGTATCGCTATGGTGGCCTTTCAGAATGCCTTGAGGGTTGGCCCTTTTACCCAGTCACTGGCTAAGAGGCCTCCCCAAACATTCACAGAGATCCTGAGCCAAGCCACCAAGTACATTAATGCCGAGGAGGTGATGCGGGTCAAGAGAAGTGAATACTcagataagaaagagaagagaagtcaGAACCAAGAGCAAAAGCCTGAAGATAAATCGGGCCGACGGGGGGAGAGGTCGGGCCCTCGATGGAGTCCAGTCAGGTTCACCCTGCTTAATACTCCTCGGGCTGAGATCTTGGCCACAATTGAGAATaaggattacttgaaaaaatcgAGACCCATGAAAGCCCCGGCTAACAAGCAGAGTAAAGACAAGTATTGTCAATTCCATCGAGATCATGGACATGACACGGAGGAGTGCCATCAACTTAAAGAAGAGATCCAGGAGCTCATCAATCGAGGTTTCCTGAGGAGATTTGTAGCTAAGGATACAGAACCACAAAGGGGTGAACGAAGGGGATCGAGGAGCCCCCCTCGCAGGTGCGGTAGATCTCAGGAACGACGCAGAACCAGAACCCCGCCCCGGAGAGAGAATCGCCATGGGGATGGGAGTCCTCCGCAACAGTTGATTTTTCATACTCTAGCGGCTGGGGTGGTGCCAGGCAAGGAGTCGAGGGAGACTTCTGATTTGCATCGACGTCCGGGAGTCAAAAGGGCTCGACCAGGGGATGTTATCTCCTTTACCGATGACGACTTGCCCGGATATCCGATTTCTAATGATCCGCTAGTCATCACAGCAAAATTGGGAAAATGGGAGCTTCGGCGGATTCTCGTGGACCCGGGGAGCTCTTCTGAAGTTTTGTATCGACAAGCCTTTTTAGGCATGGGATACGAAATGGAACAGTTGAAGCCCGCTCGTGTCCCCTTGATTGGATTCGACGGGGAAGTGGTATATGCGGATGGTGTCTTCCAGCTCTTGTTGACTCTTGGAAAGGGTTCTCGGTTTGCCCAGGTCATGTTAGACATTTTGGTAGCGAATGTCCCCTCGGCCTACAATATGATCCTCGGAAGATCGGGGCTAAATGCTCTGCGGGCTGTGCCGAGTACTTATCACATGGTGCTTAAGTTCCCCACTGCGGCGAGGGTTGGAGAAGTCAGAGGAGACCTAAGGTCTGCCCGGGAATGTTACATGGCATCCATTAGCACAGTTAAGGGTGTTGTGCAGGAGCAGTTAGAGCCACAAGAGGATTCAAGACGAAGACGGAGCCCTACTGTGGGGGAGGTCGGGATTTCCCCTCCCGCCACTATCAGTTTTTTACTAGAAGGTCCAGAAGACCCAAAGACTGCTGAGCCAGTGGATGAGCTTGTAGAGGTACCATTGGACCCGAACAGAGTCGATAGATGCGTGAGGGTGAGCGCCCAATTGAAAGACCCTATTCGGACCCGGATTGTATCCCTTCTTCGCCAATATGCAGATATTTTCGCATGGTCAGTCCACGACATTCCAGGCATAGACCCGGCAGTAATGACGCACCGTTTGGGAGTAAAGTAG